One window of the Larus michahellis chromosome 24, bLarMic1.1, whole genome shotgun sequence genome contains the following:
- the NUDT17 gene encoding nucleoside diphosphate-linked moiety X motif 17 isoform X2: MAGTARVLVHVRRGGAGAPARFGQSVTGTFCPAQEDVAVVSCGLDRGRFLLSDVAFPGSTPALLKRPSFCPAKLLGEQEAAAIPAELRGRGVAAGVAVLLRASTGHILLTRRAPTLSIFPGLWVPPGGHVEPGEELLDVGLRELEEETGLRLEAGTFSWRMLGLWESIYPPMLSRGLPRRHHIVTYLLLLCQEPHQGLDARMRPSESEVSAYAWLEPPVLEAIAATEDGAETLSNVPSELPATVSITEVSGGSSSTTQLPTATLLNTAPAEGEDVERVSTGTKFALRLCLESLRERGQVQPSGGVTPLP, from the exons ATGGCGGGGACGGCGCGCGTGCTGGTGCAcgtgaggcggggcggggcgggggcgcccgCGCGCTTCGGGCAG AGCGTCACCGGCACCTTCTGCCCGGCGCAGGAGGACGTGGCCGTGGTGAGCTGCGGGCTGGACCGCGGCCGCTTCCTCCTCTCGGACGTGGCCTTCCCCGGCTCCACCCCCGCCCTCCTCAAG AGACCCTCCTTCTGCCCCGCCAAGCTCCTGGGGGAGCAGGAGGCCGCGGCCATCCCGGCCgagctgcggggccggggggtggcggcgggggtgGCCGTGCTGCTGCGGGCCAGCACCGGCCACATCCTGCTCACCCGCCGCGCCCCCACCCTCAGCATCTTCCCCGGCCTCTGGGTGCCGCCCG GTGGGCACGTGGAGCCGGGTGAAGAG CTGCTGgacgtggggctgcgggagctggaggaggagacgGGGCTGCGCCTGGAAGCAGGGACCTTCTCCTGGAGGATGCTCGGCCTCTGGGAG TCCATCTACCCGCCCATGCTGAGCCGGGGGCTGCCGCGCCGCCACCACATCGTCACctacctgctgctgctctgccaggagcCACACCAGGGGCTGGAC GCCAGGATGCGTCCCAGCGAGAGCGAGGTGAGCGCCTACGCCTGGCTGGAGCCCCCCGTCCTGGAGGCCATCGCAGCCACGGAGGACGGAGCCGAGACTTTGAGCAACGTCCCCAGCGAGCTGCCGGCCACCGTCAG CATCACGGAGGTGAGCGGTGGCTCCTCCAGCACCACCCAGCTCCCCACCGCCACCCTCCTGAACACAGCGCCGGCCGAAGGGGAGGACGTGGAGCGGGTCAGCACCGGCACCAAGTTCGCCCTTCGGCTCTGCCTGGAGTCCCTCCGGGAGCGGGGACAGGTCCAGCCCTCGGGTGGCGTCACCCCGCTCCCGTGA
- the NUDT17 gene encoding nucleoside diphosphate-linked moiety X motif 17 isoform X1, whose amino-acid sequence MVATAVASAVVAITLPWQWPSWCHRRGHHASTVAIVMASTVLWLWPAQRAVQRHGSGHHGAMAVATMVPWQWSSWCQGGGPCGAMAVAMVVAIMVAMVVAITGPSQCHGSGNHGAMAVAIMVPRWRPLWCHDSGHHSAHHSGNHGAMAVVIMVPGWWPLWCHGSGHGGCHHHGYGSSHHGGHQRAIAVPIIGPWQWQPWCQRGGPCGATAVAMVVVIVVAMAAAMVVAITVAGWCHGGGRVLPALPSPSPPQSVTGTFCPAQEDVAVVSCGLDRGRFLLSDVAFPGSTPALLKRPSFCPAKLLGEQEAAAIPAELRGRGVAAGVAVLLRASTGHILLTRRAPTLSIFPGLWVPPGGHVEPGEELLDVGLRELEEETGLRLEAGTFSWRMLGLWESIYPPMLSRGLPRRHHIVTYLLLLCQEPHQGLDARMRPSESEVSAYAWLEPPVLEAIAATEDGAETLSNVPSELPATVSITEVSGGSSSTTQLPTATLLNTAPAEGEDVERVSTGTKFALRLCLESLRERGQVQPSGGVTPLP is encoded by the exons ATGGTGGCCACGGCAGTAGCCAGCGCGGTGGTGGCCATTACACTGCCATGGCAGTGGCCATCGTGGTGCCATCGCAGAGGTCATCACGCCAGCACGGTGGCCATTGTGATGGCCAGCACGGTGCTGTGGTTGTGGCCAGCACAGCGGGCAGTGCAGCGCCATGGTAGTGGCCATCACGGTGCCATGGCAGTGGCAACCATGGTGCCATGGCAGTGGTCATCATGGTGCCAGGGTGGTGGCCCTTGTGGTGCCATGGCAGTGGCCATGGTGGTTGCCATCATGGTGGCTATGGTGGTGGCCATCACGGGGCCATCACAGTGCCATGGCAGTGGCAACCATGGTGCCATGGCGGTGGCCATCATGGTGCCACGGTGGCGGCCCTTGTGGTGCCATGATAGTGGCCATCACAGTGCCCATCACAGTGGCAACCACGGTGCCATGGCAGTGGTCATCATGGTGCCAGGGTGGTGGCCCTTGTGGTGCCACGGCAGTGGCCACGGTGGTTGCCATCATCATGGCTACGGCAGCAGCCATCATGGTGGCCATCAAAGGGCCATCGCAGTGCCCATCATAGGGCCATGGCAGTGGCAACCATGGTGCCAGCGTGGTGGCCCTTGTGGTGCCACGGCAGTGGCCATGGTGGTTGTCATCGTGGTGGCTATGGCAGCAGCCATGGTGGTAGCCATCACGGTGGCAGGGTGGTGCCATGGCGGTGGCCGCGTCCTGCCGGCGCTGCCCTCTCCGTCCCCCCCGCAGAGCGTCACCGGCACCTTCTGCCCGGCGCAGGAGGACGTGGCCGTGGTGAGCTGCGGGCTGGACCGCGGCCGCTTCCTCCTCTCGGACGTGGCCTTCCCCGGCTCCACCCCCGCCCTCCTCAAG AGACCCTCCTTCTGCCCCGCCAAGCTCCTGGGGGAGCAGGAGGCCGCGGCCATCCCGGCCgagctgcggggccggggggtggcggcgggggtgGCCGTGCTGCTGCGGGCCAGCACCGGCCACATCCTGCTCACCCGCCGCGCCCCCACCCTCAGCATCTTCCCCGGCCTCTGGGTGCCGCCCG GTGGGCACGTGGAGCCGGGTGAAGAG CTGCTGgacgtggggctgcgggagctggaggaggagacgGGGCTGCGCCTGGAAGCAGGGACCTTCTCCTGGAGGATGCTCGGCCTCTGGGAG TCCATCTACCCGCCCATGCTGAGCCGGGGGCTGCCGCGCCGCCACCACATCGTCACctacctgctgctgctctgccaggagcCACACCAGGGGCTGGAC GCCAGGATGCGTCCCAGCGAGAGCGAGGTGAGCGCCTACGCCTGGCTGGAGCCCCCCGTCCTGGAGGCCATCGCAGCCACGGAGGACGGAGCCGAGACTTTGAGCAACGTCCCCAGCGAGCTGCCGGCCACCGTCAG CATCACGGAGGTGAGCGGTGGCTCCTCCAGCACCACCCAGCTCCCCACCGCCACCCTCCTGAACACAGCGCCGGCCGAAGGGGAGGACGTGGAGCGGGTCAGCACCGGCACCAAGTTCGCCCTTCGGCTCTGCCTGGAGTCCCTCCGGGAGCGGGGACAGGTCCAGCCCTCGGGTGGCGTCACCCCGCTCCCGTGA